One genomic segment of Streptomyces liangshanensis includes these proteins:
- a CDS encoding polysialyltransferase family glycosyltransferase: MDERAQIFEVSTLYGAATLAAALDAGLFGPRTGTRRILLVSNNAEVPETALQLSEMYGYERILTRFDEVVSWNALIYPHHPGAWAPRDSESVIWQRLFRRALGIGDVPVELAVESIQVSPARALATIFAESAVHVYADGLMSYGPTRERLPGSIGNRVQRVLHLDLIPGLRPLLLSETGAQPELVPDEAFVAVLKEIAVEAADDPRLTALAADPPTAVLLGQYLAALNILTLEEEEQLHVTMLRGAIAAGHRSVVFKPHPTAPAGYSRVLHEVAEAKGVRLHVLDGPLLAETLYETCRPTLVVGCFSTAMLTASAYFGVDVARTGTRLVLDRLTPYQNSNRVPLTIVDHLVPDVTAPGAAWGSTGELAALVRAVGFCMQSKLYPDLREETVAWLRAHLGPDTKHYFRRRRLTSLGLPGGEPRNPSERLRANPTVRRVVRATRRRLGAQRPGA, translated from the coding sequence ATGGACGAGCGAGCCCAGATCTTCGAGGTCTCCACCCTCTACGGCGCCGCGACACTCGCCGCCGCCCTGGACGCGGGGCTCTTCGGACCCCGTACCGGCACCCGCCGGATCCTGCTGGTCAGCAACAACGCCGAGGTCCCCGAGACCGCCCTCCAGCTCTCCGAGATGTACGGGTACGAGCGCATCCTCACGCGCTTCGACGAGGTCGTCTCCTGGAACGCGCTGATATACCCGCACCACCCCGGCGCGTGGGCGCCGCGCGACAGCGAGAGCGTGATCTGGCAGCGCCTGTTCCGGCGCGCCCTCGGGATCGGTGACGTCCCCGTCGAGCTGGCGGTGGAGTCGATCCAGGTCAGCCCGGCGCGGGCGCTCGCCACGATCTTCGCGGAGAGCGCCGTCCACGTGTACGCGGACGGCCTGATGAGCTACGGCCCCACCCGCGAACGGCTGCCGGGCTCGATCGGCAACCGCGTCCAGCGCGTCCTGCACCTCGACCTGATCCCCGGACTGCGGCCGCTGCTGCTGTCGGAGACCGGCGCGCAGCCCGAACTCGTCCCCGACGAGGCGTTCGTGGCCGTCCTCAAGGAGATCGCCGTCGAGGCCGCGGACGACCCGCGGCTCACCGCGCTCGCCGCGGACCCGCCCACCGCGGTGCTCCTCGGCCAGTACCTCGCCGCGCTCAACATCCTGACCCTGGAGGAGGAGGAGCAGCTCCACGTCACCATGCTGCGGGGCGCGATCGCCGCGGGACACCGCTCGGTCGTCTTCAAGCCCCACCCCACGGCCCCGGCCGGGTACTCCCGGGTCCTGCACGAGGTGGCGGAGGCCAAGGGGGTACGGCTGCACGTCCTCGACGGCCCGCTCCTGGCCGAGACCCTGTACGAGACCTGCCGGCCGACCCTCGTCGTGGGCTGCTTCTCGACGGCGATGCTCACCGCGAGCGCCTACTTCGGCGTGGACGTGGCGCGAACCGGAACCCGCCTGGTGCTCGACCGGCTGACGCCGTACCAGAACAGCAACCGCGTCCCGCTCACCATCGTCGACCACCTGGTCCCCGACGTCACCGCGCCCGGCGCCGCGTGGGGGTCGACAGGGGAACTCGCCGCGCTCGTACGGGCCGTGGGCTTCTGCATGCAGTCGAAGCTGTACCCCGACCTGCGCGAGGAGACCGTCGCCTGGCTGCGGGCCCACCTCGGCCCGGACACCAAGCACTACTTCCGCCGCCGCCGGCTCACCTCGCTCGGCCTCCCGGGCGGCGAACCCCGCAACCCCTCCGAACGCCTGCGCGCCAACCCCACGGTGCGCCGCGTGGTCCGCGCCACCCGCCGCCGCCTGGGCGCCCAGCGACCGGGGGCGTGA
- a CDS encoding acyltransferase: protein MHNPGLLPTTPPVPAPVTTPAVPRVREHRYDIDLIRVLASVGVIVCHAAGELMTAVGRSPAGGSPVYWTAVVADGLSRCAVPLFFAMAGWVVLSGAPPRDGAQVRTRLTRILVPMAVWTAAYLLWGWVRDTNPDPTRSLALDALFGTVRPAFHLWYLYTYAPVILLLSTVVLIRAGKRPWGPGVALLALALAPTLRTDANKLLDLQLPSFTWTFTLYQVVYAVAGALLLTVPRSVTTGRRRRLLWLAAAGCAWAAVVAEEHYVHFPSPYASPFVALLVGALLMAFNGLTVPERLRPLLTRLGGAAFGAYLVHLFFLQALAPHLVTARAGWLHAPALLAALTVATVGLSFVASLLWERLRLRRWLG from the coding sequence CGGGTGCGTGAACACCGGTACGACATCGACCTGATCCGCGTCCTGGCCTCGGTCGGCGTCATCGTGTGCCACGCCGCCGGGGAGCTCATGACGGCGGTGGGCCGGTCCCCGGCAGGCGGTTCCCCCGTCTACTGGACGGCGGTGGTGGCCGACGGGCTCAGCCGCTGCGCCGTCCCCCTGTTCTTCGCGATGGCCGGCTGGGTGGTCCTCTCGGGGGCGCCGCCCCGCGACGGCGCCCAGGTCCGCACCCGCCTGACGCGCATCCTGGTGCCGATGGCCGTGTGGACGGCCGCGTACCTGCTGTGGGGCTGGGTGCGGGACACCAACCCCGACCCCACCCGGTCGCTGGCGCTCGACGCGCTCTTCGGGACGGTACGGCCCGCCTTCCACCTCTGGTACCTGTACACGTACGCGCCGGTGATCCTGCTCCTGTCGACCGTGGTGCTCATCAGGGCGGGCAAGCGGCCCTGGGGCCCTGGCGTCGCGCTGCTGGCCCTCGCGCTCGCGCCGACCCTGCGCACCGACGCGAACAAGCTCCTCGACCTCCAACTGCCCTCCTTCACCTGGACCTTCACCCTCTACCAGGTGGTGTACGCGGTCGCCGGGGCGCTGCTGCTCACCGTGCCGCGCTCCGTGACGACCGGCCGCCGGCGCCGCCTGCTCTGGCTCGCAGCCGCCGGCTGCGCCTGGGCCGCCGTCGTCGCCGAGGAGCACTACGTCCACTTCCCGTCGCCGTACGCGAGCCCCTTCGTGGCGCTCCTCGTCGGCGCCCTGCTGATGGCCTTCAACGGGCTCACCGTGCCCGAGCGGCTGCGGCCCCTCCTGACCCGGCTCGGCGGCGCGGCCTTCGGCGCGTACCTCGTCCACCTGTTCTTCCTCCAGGCCCTCGCCCCGCACCTGGTCACGGCCCGCGCGGGATGGCTGCACGCCCCGGCCCTGCTCGCCGCGCTGACGGTGGCGACCGTCGGCCTGTCCTTCGTGGCCAGCCTCCTGTGGGAGCGGCTGCGGCTGCGCCGCTGGCTGGGCTGA
- a CDS encoding glycosyltransferase family 2 protein encodes MPKLSVIVPFRNIQAYAHDMLRSLANNAGPDTEFILVDDCSTDGTPEILDQWKQRLPRMTVIRQEKNKGVAQARNAGLDASDGTYVTFLDGDDWYERGYLDELVASIERLGCDFVRIGHIEVTGKERVVRRPPAKAWDTVLRPRDGIAPAHERTMVDYPFVWAGIYHRRLFENGAMRYSTSLRTAEDREWVWRLHLTAESFAVTRPLGVFYRRGVTTSLTQISDGRQLDFIPAHDAILDDVLVDREAERFLPKIVRTYCAMIAFHMANVHRYDPSTARELKRSSVAALGRMPPAILARTLSEMDIPRSAVLRRLRSDAGKAA; translated from the coding sequence TTGCCCAAACTGTCGGTAATCGTGCCCTTTCGGAATATTCAGGCATACGCGCACGACATGCTGCGCTCTCTCGCCAACAACGCGGGGCCGGATACCGAGTTCATCCTCGTCGACGACTGCTCGACGGACGGAACACCGGAGATCCTCGACCAGTGGAAGCAGCGGCTTCCCCGCATGACGGTGATCCGGCAGGAGAAGAACAAGGGCGTGGCGCAGGCGCGCAACGCCGGGCTGGACGCCTCCGACGGGACGTACGTGACGTTCCTGGACGGTGACGACTGGTACGAGCGGGGCTACCTCGACGAGCTGGTCGCGAGCATCGAGCGGCTGGGCTGCGACTTCGTCCGCATCGGCCACATCGAGGTGACCGGGAAGGAGCGCGTCGTGCGGCGCCCCCCGGCCAAGGCCTGGGACACCGTGCTGCGCCCGCGCGACGGGATCGCGCCCGCCCACGAGAGAACCATGGTCGACTACCCCTTCGTGTGGGCCGGGATCTACCACCGCAGGCTCTTCGAGAACGGCGCCATGCGCTACAGCACCAGCCTGCGCACCGCGGAGGACCGCGAGTGGGTCTGGCGCCTGCACCTGACGGCCGAGTCCTTCGCGGTGACCCGTCCGCTCGGCGTCTTCTACCGGCGCGGCGTCACCACCTCGCTGACCCAGATCAGCGACGGACGCCAGCTGGACTTCATACCCGCGCACGACGCGATCCTCGACGACGTCCTGGTCGACCGCGAGGCCGAGCGCTTCCTGCCCAAGATCGTGCGGACGTACTGCGCGATGATCGCCTTCCACATGGCCAACGTGCACCGCTACGACCCGTCGACCGCACGGGAGTTGAAGCGCAGCTCGGTGGCGGCCCTCGGCCGGATGCCTCCGGCGATCCTGGCCCGCACCCTCTCGGAAATGGACATTCCGCGCTCCGCCGTGCTCCGGCGGCTGCGCTCCGACGCGGGGAAGGCGGCGTAA